From Candidatus Neomarinimicrobiota bacterium:
GTTCTTCGATCAGTTGGACTTTGGTCTTGTGTTGGTCGTTCATGGGAGTTCCCGAGTTTCTTGACACATCTTGTTGTTTATTCCAACATATAGGTAGGAAAATCGGTTACATATATGTGAATTCCCTACCAATCTATGCCATATTATGGTGTGCACTTCAAATTTGAGACAACAAGTCAAGCACATGGTTTTTTGAAAATCAGCTGTTCAAACTCAGTAGGCGGCACATAGCTGAGTGCTGAGTGCAGCCGTTTTTGATTGTACACCTTCTCTATGAAATGGTGGATACTTACCCAAGCCTCCATCATATCCCGGTATTCCCACAGGTATACTTCCTCATACTTCAGTGTCTTAAAAAACCTCTCTGCCTTAGCGTTATCCCCGCCGATGGCGGGGTTATCATAGGGATTGCCATTTCGGCCCGCAAATCTTCAACAACTACCGGTGAATCTCGCATCAGAGTATAATCAGCCAGGGAGTGGCCGCCAGTTTCAATCGCAGCCTTTCCCACCAAATCATCCTTCCAGCCGACACCGGCCCGCATAACTAACCGATCACCGGAAACTGGTAGCTCAAATAACGCGCAATACTCCACTCCGAGCGTCTGGGCAAGGAGCGTCACGGCGATTTCAAATAGACTGGAAAGACCATTCGCCTCCAGCGTAGCGCGGCAAAGGTGGGCAATTGTACTTTGCTTTAGCGCAACGGATGATTGAGTCTTCGCATAATGGCGTGACTGATCCAGAGCTATTCGAAGGTCCTGCGTCCCCAGATGAATCAGTACTGCTGAAAGAGTGAACCAAAGGATATAGACAGTCCACATACTGATTGGCTCGTAGACCAGGCGCTGCTCCGGCAGGTAGCCATGCGTTTGAAGGATGAGAATACCCAGACCGGCTATAACGTTTAACAGAGTAATGCCAATCCCATAGCGCAAGCCGAACATCAGACCGACGACCAGGATAATGGGTATATAGCCCGCAAGGTGGGGTGAATTGATCCCACCAGAAAATAGAACCAGGACGGTAATCAGTAACCATGCAGTGGCTGGCAACAACCGACTGACTAGTTGCACCCGGCCCCGGCGGTAAAAGTACATGTTGGCCAGGAGCCAGAGCATAAGCGTAACGAAGGCAATAAAATGGGGAAGTGGCTTAGGCGAGATGCAGATATTCACCAAGCCAGTAGCCAGTACAAGACCTAAACTAATCCATAGCACTATGTTGATGGACGCAGCTATGCGGGCCTCGTTTTCATCATCCAAGGCTAGAGGTCGGAGATATCGTGCCAAACTGTCAGGGAACTTAAGCATATATCTTAGATATTGTCTGGCATATCGTAGAGCTGTGTAGCTTTATAATACTTATAATATAAACACTATTTAAAATAATATTTTATAATCATGATTGCAAGCATAAGAAATTCTCAAAATTACATTAGGAAATTGCTTATACCATTCATAGCCATAATCCTACCGAAATTATCAGATATTGTCCAATCCATCCATTCCTTTATTCCTTGAGAAATTTTTACACGCTTGAGGCTGACAGGAAAGGTGATGTCTTAATCTGAAAAAAGAAAAAGCCGCAGGTCAAATTATCAGACCCACGGCCAATTCCCCAGTGAACTAAATAGCTTAATAGATTAATCTATACAAGTATCAATAATAATTTCTGATGGCGTGAGGGAGTTGAATCTGCATCTGATCGACTCAACAACCACCGCTCCCCGCTGTCGAAAGGCATTACCCTTCGCCTGCAGGCAACTATTAAACACAATTGGCCAGCCAGGAACAGTACGACAACGCCTGAAAGCGCGGACCTTGGATCTTAGTGAGCTGTAATTCTACAGAAGGTCTTGAGAACGACCGCGATCGTCGGCTAGTTAGGGCTCTTCAAGGATGAAGAAGCTCTTTGTTTGGCACCGCATGAGTCCCGAATGACGAGTTCAGGCCTCAGAAAAGTGCGCGTCACACCCGGATCCCCTCCAATCATCTTGACCAGTGTCTCCACCGCCAAGGCACCTATCATGGAAGTAGGTGGATGTACCGTGGAAAGCGGCACCGGGGCGTATAGGTTACGTTCAATATCATCAAACCCAACGATGGCTACATTATCAGGAACCTTCAGTCCCTGAGTAAGGACCGCTTGCTCGAATCCCAGAGCACAAAGGTCGTTGTAGGCAAAGATCGCATCCGGTCTATCATCCCGCGCGGCAAATTGCAGGCCCACCTGATAGCCGGCCTGGTATTGGTTCCAGACACCTTCAAATGGTAGTTGATATACGTAATCTTCATTCAAGGCGTGACCATGCTCTCTTAATGCCCGCACATATCCCTTCTTACGCAAATCCCCAAGAGTGTCTCCCTCTTCGCTATTGATGTAGCCGATACACCGGTAGCCCAATTCGATCAGATGTTCAGTCGCGATATAGGCACCATAAACATGGTCGGTACCGATGTAGCTGATGTCCTCATTCTGTACATAGGACACCATCACGAAGGGAAACTTCTCTTTTTGTAACTGCAAAATCCCGCTTGTGGCCTGATGATGATAACCCATCGAAGCGATGATCATCCCTCTAACACCGATATCACGGAGGTGGGCAATTTGGGTTTCTTCCTTCTCTTCGCGATCGGAGCTGCTTGATAGCAAAAGATTATAGCCGATTTCAGAGGCCTTTTCCTCAACACCCTGAACTATTAAAGAGAAAAAGGGATTTTTGAGATCTCGCAGTACCAAACCGATCGATTTGTAAGCAGAATGGTCCGCCTTTTTGGGGGCGTGGGCAACAAAGGTGCCTTTCCCGACGCGGGTGAATAAAATGCCCATGTTCACCAGCTCAGCCAGAGCCTTCTTGATGGTAATGAGGCTTACTCCGTATCTCTCAGCCAGTTCTTGCTGAGAAAAGATCTTATCACCTGGTTTGAGCTCCCCGGCAGAAACCTGCCCTTCGATGTCCTCCAAAATCTGGCGGTACAAGGGAGTAGGATTTTCCAGATCAATTGCCATCGAATCACTCGTTTATAAGAAATGCGGTCATAGGAACTCTAACTCCCACACATTCTGATGCATGTGACAAGTTTAT
This genomic window contains:
- a CDS encoding substrate-binding domain-containing protein; its protein translation is MAIDLENPTPLYRQILEDIEGQVSAGELKPGDKIFSQQELAERYGVSLITIKKALAELVNMGILFTRVGKGTFVAHAPKKADHSAYKSIGLVLRDLKNPFFSLIVQGVEEKASEIGYNLLLSSSSDREEKEETQIAHLRDIGVRGMIIASMGYHHQATSGILQLQKEKFPFVMVSYVQNEDISYIGTDHVYGAYIATEHLIELGYRCIGYINSEEGDTLGDLRKKGYVRALREHGHALNEDYVYQLPFEGVWNQYQAGYQVGLQFAARDDRPDAIFAYNDLCALGFEQAVLTQGLKVPDNVAIVGFDDIERNLYAPVPLSTVHPPTSMIGALAVETLVKMIGGDPGVTRTFLRPELVIRDSCGAKQRASSSLKSPN